A portion of the Mus pahari chromosome 17, PAHARI_EIJ_v1.1, whole genome shotgun sequence genome contains these proteins:
- the Rnf139 gene encoding E3 ubiquitin-protein ligase RNF139 produces MAAVGPPQQQVRMAQQQVWAALEVALRVPCLYIIDAIFNSYYDSSQSRFCIGLQIFLRLLGIVVSSIVLILSQRSLFKFYMYSSAFLLAATSVLVNYYAALHIDFYGAYNTSAFGIELLPRKGPSLWMALIVLQLTFGIGYVTLLQIQSIYSQLMILNILVPIMGLITELPLHIRETLVLMSSLILIFNTVLVLVVKLKWFYYSTRYVYLLVRHMYRIYGLQLLMEDTWKRIRFPDILRVFWLTRITAQATVLMYILRMANETESFFISWDDFWDVICNLIISGCDSTLTVLGMSAVISSIAHYLGLGILAFIGSNEEDDRRLGFVAPVLFFILALQTGLSGLRPEERLIRLSRNMCLLLTAVLHFIHGMTDPVLMSLSASHVSSFHRHFPVLFVSACLFILPVFLSYVLWHHYALNTWLFAVTAFCVELCLKVIVSLTVYTLFMIDGYYNVLWEKLDDYVYFVRSTGNIIEFIFGVVMFGNGAYTMMFESGSKIRACMMCLHAYFNIYLQVKNGWKTFMNRRTAVKKINSLPEIKGTHLQEIDDVCAICYHEFTTSARITPCNHYFHALCLRKWLYIQDTCPMCHQKVYIEDEIKDNSNVSNNNGFIAPNENPNPEEALREDAAGSDRELNEDDSTDCDDDVQRERNGGIQHTGAAAAAEFNDDTD; encoded by the coding sequence GTATAGTTGTATCCAGTATTGTTCTGATCTTGTCACAGCGATCACTTTTCAAGTTTTACATGTACAGCTCAGCCTTTCTATTAGCTGCAACTTCAGTGTTGGTGAATTACTATGCTGCTTTGCACATTGACTTCTATGGTGCCTACAACACGTCAGCATTTGGAATCGAGTTGCTTCCTCGGAAAGGGCCCTCACTGTGGATGGCACTCATCGTTCTGCAGCTAACCTTTGGAATTGGATATGTCACATTACTCCAGATTCAGTCCATCTATTCACAGTTAATGATTTTGAATATCTTGGTTCCTATAATGGGCTTAATCACAGAGCTGCCATTACACATCAGAGAGACATTAGTGCTCATGTCGTCCTTGATTCTCATATTTAACACAGTGCTTGTCTTGGTGGTAAAACTTAAGTGGTTTTACTACTCTACTAGGTATGTTTACTTGTTAGTGAGGCATATGTACCGAATTTATGGATTACAGTTACTGATGGAGGACACATGGAAGAGGATTCGTTTCCCAGACATACTTCGGGTCTTCTGGCTAACAAGAATTACAGCCCAGGCTACAGTGTTAATGTACATTTTAAGGATGGCAAATGAAACTGAgtccttctttatttcttgggATGACTTCTGGGACGTCATTTGTAATCTAATAATTAGTGGGTGTGATTCTACACTAACTGTACTAGGCATGAGTGCTGTAATTTCTTCAATAGCCCATTATTTGGGCCTTGGAATACTGGCCTTTATTGGATCAAATGAAGAAGATGACAGGCGGCTTGGCTTTGTagctcctgttttatttttcattttggctCTTCAGACTGGTTTAAGTGGGCTGAGACCTGAAGAGAGACTTATTCGCTTAAGTAGAAACATGTGCCTTTTATTAACTGCAGTCCTGCATTTCATCCATGGGATGACAGACCCTGTATTAATGTCTCTCAGTGCCTCCCACGTGTCATCTTTCCATAGACACTTCCCTGTGCTGTTTGTCTCTGCTTGCCTGTTcattctccctgtcttcctcagtTACGTCCTTTGGCATCACTATGCACTAAATACATGGCTGTTTGCAGTTACAGCCTTCTGTGTGGAACTCTGCTTGAAGGTAATCGTCTCCCTCACTGTCTACACGCTGTTCATGATTGATGGCTACTATAACGTCCTCTGGGAAAAGCTTGATGACTATGTCTACTTTGTTCGTTCCACAGGCAATATTATCGAATTTATATTTGGAGTAGTAATGTTTGGGAATGGGGCCTATACCATGATGTTTGAGTCAGGAAGTAAAATTCGGGCTTGTATGATGTGCCtacatgcatattttaatatCTACTTACAAGTAAAAAATGGCTGGAAGACATTCATGAATCGTAGAACTGCTGTTAAGAAAATTAATTCACTTCCTGAGATAAAAGGGACCCACTTGCAAGAAATAGATGATGTCTGTGCAATCTGCTATCATGAGTTCACAACATCTGCTCGCATAACACCGTGTAACCATTATTTCCATGCACTTTGCCTTCGGAAATGGCTGTACATTCAAGATACTTGTCCAATGTGCCATCAGAAAGTGTATATCGAAGACGAGATCAAGGATAACTCAAATGTATCTAACAACAACGGGTTTATTGCACCCAATGAAAATCCAAACCCAGAGGAAGCTTTAAGAGAAGATGCTGCTGGATCTGACCGAGAACTGAACGAGGATGACAGTACAGACTGTGATGATGAtgttcaaagagaaagaaacggGGGGATTCAGCACACaggcgcagcagcagcagcagaatttAATGATGACACTGATTAA